In Stieleria varia, one genomic interval encodes:
- the ltrA gene encoding group II intron reverse transcriptase/maturase produces MNSNRPKHTEPHSGNQQGAEDMKGPCSWESLTGHSDSASIEKPSLNAVPQNLMEQIVDTDNLECAWARVRSNRGAPGPDGITIDEFPNHFPELWPVLRQQLLEGTYKPGPVRRKSIPKPDGGERHLGIPNVVDRLVQQAILLVLTPIFDPEFSESSFGFRPHRSAHEAIHLVQTHIQAGYRWCVDMDLSKFFDRVQHDVLMHRVSRKVRDKRLLRLIGNYLRAGVMVDTDWQPSTEGTMQGGPLSPLLANILLDDFDKEMEKRGHRFVRYADDFLVFSKTEQSATRVFRSVERYLTSKLKLVVNHDKSRICPTEVVDFLGYTFRGFGGRLGVSPKNLKKFKARVREITRRNGGRSIQSRFLELRRYFQGWVGYFHYGLGKKQVQSLDKWTRRRIRACYWKQWYRVRTRIRMLLKLGVRRDEAISHGSSGRGPWVMSSSAAMHVAISIDYLNKNGLANLEAIWSKFASKK; encoded by the coding sequence ATGAATTCGAACCGACCCAAACACACAGAACCTCATTCCGGCAACCAGCAAGGAGCGGAAGACATGAAAGGCCCGTGCTCTTGGGAGTCCCTCACCGGTCACTCGGACTCGGCGTCCATCGAGAAGCCATCCTTGAACGCTGTTCCACAGAACCTCATGGAACAAATTGTCGACACCGACAACCTCGAATGTGCCTGGGCACGAGTCCGATCCAACCGCGGAGCCCCTGGCCCCGATGGCATCACGATCGACGAATTCCCAAACCACTTTCCGGAACTCTGGCCGGTGCTTCGACAACAACTGTTGGAAGGAACTTACAAGCCGGGCCCCGTCCGGCGTAAGTCGATTCCCAAACCGGACGGCGGCGAGCGACACCTCGGAATCCCAAACGTAGTGGATCGCCTCGTTCAACAAGCCATCCTGTTAGTCCTAACCCCGATCTTTGATCCGGAGTTTTCCGAATCAAGTTTCGGATTTCGGCCTCACCGCTCCGCTCACGAAGCGATCCATCTCGTTCAAACGCACATTCAAGCCGGCTACCGCTGGTGCGTCGACATGGACCTGTCGAAATTTTTCGACCGCGTGCAGCACGATGTATTGATGCACCGTGTGTCTCGCAAGGTCCGCGACAAGCGACTGCTGCGTCTGATCGGGAACTATTTACGAGCGGGTGTGATGGTCGATACCGATTGGCAACCTTCGACCGAAGGAACGATGCAAGGCGGGCCACTTTCACCGTTGCTTGCGAACATCCTGCTGGATGATTTCGACAAAGAAATGGAGAAACGCGGTCACCGCTTCGTGCGCTATGCGGATGACTTCTTGGTGTTCTCCAAGACTGAGCAGTCAGCCACACGTGTCTTTCGATCGGTAGAACGCTACCTGACATCCAAGCTAAAACTCGTGGTCAACCACGACAAGAGCCGTATCTGTCCGACGGAGGTGGTCGATTTTCTCGGCTACACCTTCCGCGGCTTCGGTGGACGGCTGGGTGTCAGCCCGAAGAATCTGAAGAAGTTCAAGGCGCGAGTGCGAGAAATCACCCGTCGTAACGGTGGTCGATCGATTCAATCGCGTTTCCTGGAGCTTCGACGCTACTTCCAAGGCTGGGTAGGTTACTTTCACTACGGACTGGGTAAGAAGCAAGTGCAGAGTTTGGACAAGTGGACCCGTCGGCGCATTCGCGCCTGCTACTGGAAACAGTGGTACCGAGTCCGCACCCGAATTCGGATGTTGCTGAAGCTCGGCGTCCGTCGTGACGAAGCCATTTCCCATGGTAGCAGTGGCCGCGGACCTTGGGTGATGTCATCGAGTGCTGCGATGCATGTCGCGATCTCGATCGACTATCTCAATAAGAACGGACTAGCGAACCTTGAGGCGATTTGGAGCAAGTTTGCTTCCAAGAAATGA
- a CDS encoding WXG100 family type VII secretion target codes for MNQAIANPEQLRQFASHLHRFVEDLKERSTALGTQINQLEQTWRDEQQRKFAADFSEQMRQLSRLIKTTEQHIPYLLRKAEQIDAYLGH; via the coding sequence ATGAATCAAGCCATTGCCAATCCCGAGCAGTTGCGTCAATTCGCCAGTCACTTACACCGCTTTGTGGAAGACCTCAAGGAGCGTAGCACCGCCTTGGGAACTCAGATAAATCAACTGGAGCAAACTTGGAGAGACGAACAACAGCGAAAATTCGCGGCAGACTTTTCTGAGCAGATGCGGCAGTTGTCCCGGTTGATCAAGACCACCGAACAGCACATCCCCTATCTGTTGCGCAAGGCGGAACAGATCGACGCCTACTTGGGGCACTGA
- a CDS encoding tetratricopeptide repeat protein yields the protein MHSSDANDAQRPSQASPSQASRSQDSLVASADSGGSHPKGNESLSPVDGGRWRPVSPDELLRKKPTNDDDRNAEVDRPKVTLQRRQELEQHLKSSPTDVKAFLELAGIYRSEQRPLEAKRLLTQAAQIFPDNETVKWELEEAILARSLQQLREVSDLVSRLKSADAERELDRSRSDWACRRIDVCRARLQRDPSLVHLHIALAEALYDAGIFEDAFERAGEVLDNDELSPTAHLLRGRCLLATGKDLQAMSELRAATMRRSVPSPARIRLIGAKLLCETAKRLGLDLTLKQYQQQLAKAENDSKKSDG from the coding sequence ATGCACTCATCCGACGCCAATGATGCCCAACGTCCATCGCAGGCTAGCCCATCACAGGCTAGCCGATCACAGGACAGCCTAGTGGCTTCAGCGGATTCCGGTGGATCGCATCCCAAAGGCAACGAGTCCCTCAGCCCCGTCGATGGTGGTCGTTGGCGTCCGGTCAGCCCCGACGAGTTGCTGCGGAAAAAACCGACGAATGACGACGACCGAAATGCGGAAGTCGACCGCCCCAAGGTGACGTTGCAGCGGCGTCAGGAGTTGGAGCAACACCTGAAATCCAGCCCCACCGACGTGAAAGCCTTCTTGGAGCTCGCCGGAATCTACCGAAGCGAGCAGCGTCCACTGGAGGCCAAACGCCTGCTGACACAAGCGGCCCAGATTTTCCCCGACAACGAGACCGTCAAATGGGAGTTGGAAGAAGCCATTTTGGCCAGATCGTTGCAGCAATTGCGTGAAGTCTCCGATCTGGTGAGTCGACTCAAGAGCGCCGATGCCGAACGTGAGTTGGATCGCAGTCGCAGCGACTGGGCGTGTCGACGAATCGACGTTTGTCGAGCAAGATTGCAGCGAGACCCATCATTGGTCCATTTGCACATCGCATTGGCCGAAGCGCTGTACGACGCCGGAATCTTTGAAGACGCGTTTGAACGCGCGGGCGAAGTGCTCGACAACGATGAGCTTTCTCCCACCGCCCACTTGTTGCGAGGCCGATGCTTGCTGGCGACCGGCAAGGACTTGCAAGCCATGTCGGAGCTACGCGCCGCAACGATGCGACGCAGTGTGCCCAGCCCGGCAAGGATTCGATTGATCGGTGCCAAACTGTTGTGCGAAACCGCTAAACGTTTGGGACTGGATCTGACACTCAAGCAGTATCAGCAACAATTGGCGAAAGCCGAAAACGATTCGAAAAAATCAGATGGCTGA
- a CDS encoding iron-containing alcohol dehydrogenase produces MQSFDTLNRTRFVFGSGVSSRLGELAAEFKPKCVLVVTDAGLVDAGHFSSAVDSLRAAGLNVESFHEFGENPTSAMVDAGVAKAAEVKPDLLIGLGGGSSMDCCKGINFVYSGGGTIHDYHGVGKATAEMLPMIAVPTTSGTGSEAQSFALISDAVTHTKMACGDPKAACRIAVLDPTLTLTLPQRVTALTGIDAISHAVETYVTSRRNPMSTTYSRRAFGLLASSFSRVLTHPEDVEARASMQLGACFAGMAIETSMLGAAHATANPLTAKHDIVHGQAVGLMLPSVIRMNGTRHADWYAELMREIDPTVTENDAPDRLAELIVQWLKEAGMATSLGELSIPSSGIDVFVEEALKQWTGTFNPIPLDADRTRQLYRSVA; encoded by the coding sequence ATGCAGTCATTCGACACACTCAATCGAACACGGTTTGTCTTTGGGTCTGGAGTTTCCTCTCGACTGGGAGAGCTTGCTGCGGAGTTCAAACCAAAGTGTGTGTTGGTGGTGACGGACGCCGGGTTGGTCGATGCGGGGCACTTTTCCTCAGCAGTGGATTCGCTGCGAGCTGCCGGGTTGAATGTCGAGTCTTTCCATGAGTTTGGCGAGAATCCGACGTCCGCAATGGTGGACGCCGGGGTTGCCAAAGCGGCTGAGGTAAAGCCAGACCTGCTGATCGGCCTCGGCGGTGGCAGCAGCATGGATTGTTGCAAAGGCATCAACTTCGTCTACTCCGGCGGCGGCACGATTCACGACTATCACGGGGTGGGCAAAGCAACGGCGGAGATGTTGCCGATGATCGCGGTGCCCACGACCTCGGGCACTGGTAGCGAAGCACAGTCCTTTGCGTTGATCAGCGACGCCGTGACCCACACCAAGATGGCTTGCGGGGACCCCAAGGCCGCGTGCCGAATCGCAGTCCTGGATCCGACGTTGACGTTGACGTTGCCGCAACGTGTGACGGCCTTGACCGGCATCGATGCGATCTCGCACGCGGTGGAAACCTACGTCACCAGCCGTCGCAACCCGATGTCAACGACCTACAGTCGGCGAGCCTTTGGGCTGCTAGCCAGCAGCTTTTCTCGCGTGCTGACTCATCCAGAGGATGTGGAAGCCCGGGCGTCGATGCAGTTGGGAGCTTGTTTCGCCGGAATGGCAATCGAAACTTCGATGCTGGGCGCTGCCCACGCAACGGCCAACCCGCTGACGGCCAAGCATGATATCGTACACGGTCAGGCCGTCGGGCTGATGCTGCCATCGGTCATCCGTATGAACGGCACGCGGCACGCCGATTGGTACGCCGAATTGATGCGAGAAATTGACCCAACCGTCACCGAAAACGACGCCCCCGATCGACTCGCCGAGTTGATCGTCCAATGGCTCAAAGAAGCCGGGATGGCGACGTCCTTGGGAGAGCTTTCCATTCCCAGTAGCGGAATCGACGTTTTTGTCGAGGAAGCACTCAAGCAATGGACCGGAACGTTCAACCCGATTCCACTGGACGCCGATCGGACAAGGCAACTGTATCGCTCGGTGGCGTGA
- the epsC gene encoding serine O-acetyltransferase EpsC: MASDVRLKEQLPALTEEIVATYTPDDVINHLGHCPLPSYEAVVEIVLSLKDILYPGYRRKVGLHSGNIRYHVGSTVDSLHDQLTVQIGRALRHEDRIKGNHDDCETETDYEAKGQAMALQLLHRIPELRRVLATDAQAAYDGDPACQTTDEVVFCYPGFAAITVYRIAHTLVELSVPFIPRMMTEWAHQMTGIDIHPGATVGDYFFIDHGTGVVIGETCEIGEHVKLYQGVTLGALSFKTDDDGQLIRGTKRHPTIEDGVVVYANATILGGNTVIGKDSVIGSSVWITKSVSPRTTVVLEKPQLRVRGASETSGADQGNFQI, translated from the coding sequence GTGGCTTCTGACGTTCGCTTGAAAGAACAGTTGCCGGCGCTGACCGAAGAGATCGTGGCGACCTATACGCCGGACGATGTGATCAACCATTTGGGACATTGTCCGTTGCCGAGCTACGAAGCGGTCGTTGAGATCGTGTTGTCGCTCAAAGACATCTTGTATCCGGGATACCGTCGCAAGGTCGGATTGCACAGCGGCAACATCCGATATCACGTCGGTTCGACCGTCGATTCTTTGCATGATCAACTGACCGTGCAGATCGGGCGTGCTTTGCGGCACGAGGATCGTATCAAGGGCAATCACGACGATTGTGAAACCGAGACGGACTACGAAGCCAAAGGACAAGCGATGGCGTTGCAATTGTTGCACCGCATCCCTGAGTTGCGCCGCGTGCTCGCGACCGATGCACAGGCGGCTTATGACGGCGACCCGGCTTGTCAAACGACCGACGAAGTCGTCTTTTGCTATCCGGGGTTTGCCGCCATCACGGTGTATCGCATCGCGCATACTTTGGTGGAATTGAGCGTCCCGTTCATCCCGCGAATGATGACCGAGTGGGCGCACCAGATGACTGGGATCGATATTCACCCTGGGGCGACCGTGGGCGACTATTTCTTCATTGACCACGGCACGGGTGTGGTGATCGGAGAGACTTGCGAGATCGGCGAGCATGTCAAGCTGTACCAGGGCGTGACGTTGGGCGCGTTGAGCTTTAAAACTGATGACGACGGCCAATTGATTCGTGGCACCAAGCGACATCCGACGATCGAGGACGGAGTGGTGGTCTACGCGAACGCGACGATCTTGGGCGGCAATACGGTCATCGGCAAGGATTCGGTGATCGGGTCGAGCGTCTGGATCACCAAGAGCGTTTCGCCGAGGACGACCGTTGTCTTGGAAAAGCCTCAACTGAGAGTGCGAGGCGCTAGTGAGACCAGCGGGGCAGATCAAGGCAATTTCCAGATCTAG
- a CDS encoding esterase has translation MTFIHRLLLVISFVCLASGTSIAQQVRSPNINDDGTATFRFVSNSAKSVQVNIERTDGGKLDLVRSENGIWEVTTQVLPPGIYEYSFVVDGTRQVDPHNRWVKKWFSINSLFEVPGDPPLVTQLQAVAHGTVHHHLYHSSVTNSDRGLIVYTPPGYHDHPDKNYPVLYLLHGFGDDQTAWTEVGRANLTADNLIATGKITPMLIVMPYGHPVPVPSGNRPEDYWLHNNEAMEADVTQVVIPMIQQQYRVRTDAAGRGITGLSMGGGHSLRIGLKHSDLFGAVGAFSAAAPEGEERDAVLAALAKSENPPMLWIACGKDDFLIERNRSFDAELTKREMEHEFVETEGAHNWDVWRDDYLPKFLQLVFRP, from the coding sequence ATGACATTCATTCACCGGCTGTTGCTGGTCATCTCGTTCGTCTGCCTTGCCTCAGGAACCTCGATTGCACAGCAGGTGCGGTCGCCGAACATCAATGACGATGGAACGGCAACATTTCGATTCGTGAGTAACTCGGCGAAATCCGTCCAAGTCAACATCGAACGTACCGACGGTGGCAAGCTGGACTTGGTCCGCTCGGAAAACGGAATCTGGGAGGTGACCACGCAAGTGTTACCGCCGGGGATCTACGAGTACAGTTTTGTCGTTGACGGCACCCGCCAAGTGGACCCGCACAATCGTTGGGTCAAGAAATGGTTTTCGATCAACAGTTTGTTCGAAGTCCCCGGAGATCCGCCGTTGGTCACGCAATTGCAGGCCGTCGCTCACGGCACGGTGCATCACCATCTCTATCATTCCTCCGTTACCAACTCTGACCGGGGATTGATCGTCTACACACCGCCGGGATACCACGATCATCCTGACAAAAACTATCCCGTGTTGTACTTGCTGCACGGGTTTGGCGATGACCAGACGGCATGGACGGAAGTCGGCCGAGCGAATCTGACAGCGGACAATTTGATCGCCACCGGCAAGATCACGCCGATGCTGATCGTGATGCCGTACGGGCATCCTGTTCCGGTACCCTCAGGAAATCGCCCCGAGGATTATTGGTTGCACAACAACGAGGCAATGGAAGCGGATGTTACGCAAGTCGTGATACCGATGATCCAGCAGCAGTATCGGGTTCGAACCGATGCAGCTGGCCGTGGAATCACCGGGCTGTCGATGGGTGGCGGACACTCCTTGCGAATCGGTCTGAAACACAGTGACCTTTTCGGAGCTGTAGGAGCGTTCAGCGCCGCGGCGCCCGAGGGCGAAGAGCGTGATGCGGTGTTGGCAGCGCTGGCGAAATCAGAGAATCCACCGATGTTGTGGATCGCGTGCGGCAAAGATGATTTCTTGATCGAGCGGAATCGTTCGTTCGACGCCGAATTGACGAAGCGTGAGATGGAGCACGAGTTCGTCGAGACGGAAGGCGCGCACAACTGGGACGTTTGGCGAGACGATTACTTGCCGAAATTTCTGCAACTGGTCTTCCGACCGTAG
- a CDS encoding PKD domain-containing protein produces MKRLNVFRKTRRKPRLFAASAPKQLTIENLETRHLLAAGDLLATLESPSLVDDGFSRSVAMSGNIAVVGAYRSDGNVGSAYLYDLNSPGNRVEIPNPAANGNSGFGWDVALDGSNLVIGAAYDDTGALGTGRVHVYHATSSSATFQTSINNPSPNSYDRFGWSVAVDGNTVVIGAPADDFGARDSGAAYVFDISGGTATLVSTIVNPTPELEDRFGERVTVSGNKVAISAPSSNGQALGSDPGFVYVYDLSSGDAVLQATIQGDDEFGVGLALDGNTLVAGNGDGAGVRDVKIYDISGTGAVLVDTVSNPEGTVDYFGRNVSLDGNYLAIAADKASVGERWSGTVHFYDISSGVAVLQQTLDNPTPITNEFFGLSIAVDGGRALVGAEFDRIDTTNHEVAYVYEIGAPEFDFGDAGSTYPTTILQDGARHIPVGPQLGAYRDAEFDNIVTSSSNGDDLNGAADDEDGVTFQRLTAGQQQASLGVDVRGGNAKLDAWIDFNADGDWDDSGERIANSILVGNAGDGTYTITFNVPANAVIGNTQSRFRLSTIGGLSPRGIAPNGEVEDHAVTIYGTPSLTAAQPSVSVPEGNTATNSGTFSHSGSAAWVTVTASIGTINQGNGATGSWAWSLQTTSGSLTEGSVATDTVTITATDPFGATSTLSFPLIVTNSPPVIDFDDSEIAITQGQTAAKSLTITDVASDVISVSASLGTVSHSSGNTWIWSYQSNDPMPTTAVVITATDSDNAARSVGFDLTVDAVEPTVNAGSDLTGSDGQVLSFAGSVSDAPAGVVPSYHWDFGDGSVSSTRLANHTYSDNGVYTATLSVTFGQNTYTDTLVVNVANVPASFAPQADESLTASVAGAFTREISFTDPGDDVWSGTVFFGDGSTAQPITIDPGTKTFLLEHTYASAGTYTVNVSLRDDDTNSADAVSRTFNVTVVIDAPPPIPTETQISLDANGNLVITDTGNNTNDHLTISTTASTIQIHDPSVLLGTSINGATGNSTHTVNVPLSAVQGKVLIRTGAGDDTIELVVSPGWSAGHVEVDGGDSGAVGDRLILSGGPFVDASFASSGVGSGSVELGQAFRMDHLNLEQVHSELIVNDVSVTFSNVAESIDINDLGGGQLGLDSSNGVDTRMSIPTRSLLIDLRGSGDDRLIASAESFAAISNVADTVRVLADRDDELNLDPSFQITGTEVIDGMFHVVSQSGSAIVRIAGSEWTNPLNPLDVNGQSGTTALDALIIINELQNGRYISDPLAKDLVSPQSVSPFPGFFLDTSGDGRISAFDALLVINGVPTTQPEGEGIGVSVPLSLSQMGSDESGRDESQELTGPTESVINPVRRFVGTWIAAAHSVDAGAVDAGTEDSPASPGKSAADRVNDLALNELLQGLLF; encoded by the coding sequence ATGAAACGTCTGAACGTATTTCGCAAGACACGACGAAAACCGCGGCTCTTCGCCGCGTCGGCCCCAAAACAATTGACGATCGAAAACCTTGAGACCCGTCACTTATTGGCGGCGGGTGATCTACTGGCAACGCTTGAGTCTCCGTCTTTGGTCGACGACGGGTTTTCTCGATCGGTGGCGATGAGTGGCAACATCGCAGTCGTCGGCGCTTATCGGTCTGATGGAAACGTTGGATCGGCATACCTGTACGATTTGAATTCGCCAGGCAATCGAGTCGAGATCCCCAACCCTGCTGCCAATGGGAACAGTGGGTTCGGCTGGGATGTCGCATTGGATGGATCGAATCTTGTGATCGGTGCCGCTTACGACGACACCGGTGCCTTAGGTACAGGGCGCGTGCACGTTTACCATGCGACCAGTTCATCCGCTACGTTTCAGACCAGCATCAATAATCCATCACCCAACAGCTACGACCGGTTCGGCTGGTCAGTCGCGGTAGACGGCAACACGGTTGTCATCGGCGCTCCGGCAGACGATTTCGGCGCCCGGGATTCTGGAGCCGCATACGTCTTTGACATCAGTGGCGGCACCGCGACCCTCGTGTCGACGATCGTCAATCCGACACCCGAATTGGAGGACCGTTTCGGCGAACGTGTTACCGTCAGCGGCAACAAAGTGGCGATCTCGGCTCCGTCCTCCAACGGTCAAGCCCTCGGCTCGGACCCAGGGTTTGTCTACGTCTACGATCTGTCCAGCGGTGATGCTGTTCTGCAGGCTACGATCCAAGGCGATGACGAGTTCGGAGTCGGACTTGCTCTGGACGGCAACACGTTGGTTGCCGGCAACGGCGATGGAGCGGGTGTTCGCGATGTCAAGATCTACGACATCAGCGGCACGGGCGCCGTCTTGGTCGACACGGTTTCCAATCCCGAAGGAACGGTCGACTACTTTGGACGAAACGTCTCGTTGGATGGCAACTACTTGGCGATCGCTGCTGATAAAGCGTCGGTGGGAGAACGTTGGTCTGGTACCGTTCACTTCTATGACATCAGTTCCGGCGTCGCGGTGTTACAACAAACCCTCGACAACCCGACACCAATCACCAACGAGTTCTTTGGCTTGTCGATTGCCGTAGACGGTGGCCGGGCTTTGGTCGGTGCCGAGTTTGATCGTATTGACACAACGAATCACGAAGTGGCTTACGTCTATGAAATCGGCGCCCCCGAGTTTGATTTCGGTGACGCGGGATCGACGTATCCAACAACCATATTGCAGGACGGTGCTCGTCACATCCCGGTCGGTCCACAATTGGGGGCGTATCGAGATGCCGAGTTTGACAATATCGTAACCAGCAGTTCCAACGGCGACGATCTCAACGGAGCCGCTGATGACGAAGACGGTGTGACTTTTCAACGCCTCACGGCAGGACAACAGCAGGCCAGCTTGGGGGTTGATGTTCGAGGCGGCAACGCCAAACTCGATGCATGGATCGACTTCAACGCCGATGGAGATTGGGACGATAGCGGAGAAAGGATCGCAAACAGCATCCTCGTGGGCAACGCGGGGGATGGAACCTATACAATCACGTTCAACGTTCCAGCCAATGCGGTCATCGGGAACACGCAATCAAGATTCCGATTGAGCACGATTGGTGGGCTGTCGCCACGGGGGATCGCCCCCAACGGCGAAGTGGAAGACCACGCAGTCACCATCTATGGCACCCCAAGTCTGACGGCCGCCCAGCCATCGGTCAGTGTTCCAGAAGGAAACACGGCGACCAACAGCGGTACGTTCTCTCACTCCGGTTCTGCCGCGTGGGTGACGGTGACGGCATCCATCGGCACGATCAATCAGGGAAACGGTGCAACGGGCAGCTGGGCGTGGTCCCTTCAGACCACTAGCGGTTCCTTGACCGAAGGCTCGGTGGCCACGGATACCGTCACGATCACGGCGACAGATCCGTTTGGTGCCACCAGTACGCTTTCCTTTCCATTGATCGTCACCAACTCCCCACCGGTAATCGACTTTGACGACTCGGAAATCGCGATCACGCAGGGGCAGACGGCGGCAAAGTCGCTGACGATCACGGATGTCGCGTCCGACGTGATTTCCGTCTCCGCGTCACTGGGCACGGTTTCTCATTCGTCAGGTAACACTTGGATTTGGTCATACCAATCGAACGACCCCATGCCTACCACCGCGGTGGTGATCACAGCGACGGACAGTGACAATGCCGCGAGATCCGTCGGCTTTGACCTCACTGTCGATGCGGTCGAGCCAACGGTGAACGCCGGATCGGATCTAACGGGCAGCGACGGCCAAGTGTTGAGTTTTGCCGGCAGTGTTAGCGACGCGCCCGCAGGAGTTGTGCCGTCCTATCACTGGGACTTTGGTGACGGCAGCGTCAGCTCAACGCGACTGGCAAACCACACCTATAGCGACAACGGAGTCTACACGGCGACTCTATCGGTAACATTCGGCCAAAACACCTACACGGACACACTGGTGGTGAATGTTGCCAACGTCCCCGCAAGCTTCGCTCCGCAAGCGGACGAATCCCTGACGGCCTCCGTTGCGGGTGCCTTCACACGAGAAATCTCGTTCACAGATCCTGGTGACGATGTCTGGTCCGGCACTGTCTTTTTTGGTGACGGCTCGACCGCCCAACCGATCACGATCGATCCCGGGACCAAGACATTTTTGCTCGAACATACCTATGCCAGTGCCGGCACCTACACCGTGAACGTCTCGCTGCGGGATGACGACACGAACTCTGCCGACGCGGTGTCTAGAACGTTCAACGTCACGGTCGTCATTGATGCTCCACCGCCTATTCCCACGGAGACACAAATCAGTTTAGATGCAAATGGAAATCTGGTGATCACCGACACGGGGAACAACACGAATGATCATTTGACGATCTCCACGACAGCGTCAACGATTCAGATCCACGACCCAAGTGTTCTACTCGGAACCTCCATCAATGGTGCAACGGGCAACTCCACACACACGGTGAATGTCCCTCTGTCCGCTGTTCAAGGCAAAGTGTTGATCCGAACTGGTGCAGGCGATGACACGATCGAACTGGTTGTATCACCCGGTTGGTCGGCAGGGCACGTGGAAGTCGATGGAGGAGACTCCGGTGCCGTCGGCGATCGGTTGATCCTGTCCGGCGGCCCATTCGTCGACGCGTCCTTCGCATCCAGCGGCGTTGGCTCCGGTAGTGTCGAGCTGGGACAAGCGTTCCGGATGGATCATCTGAATTTGGAGCAAGTCCATTCGGAGTTGATCGTCAATGACGTTTCCGTGACGTTCAGCAACGTCGCCGAATCCATCGACATTAACGATCTCGGCGGTGGGCAGTTAGGTCTTGATTCCAGCAACGGCGTCGATACTCGCATGAGTATTCCGACACGGTCGCTGCTGATCGATCTGCGTGGAAGCGGCGACGACCGTTTGATAGCCTCGGCAGAATCCTTTGCCGCGATCTCCAATGTTGCGGATACCGTACGCGTGCTCGCAGACCGCGACGACGAACTGAATCTGGATCCCTCATTTCAGATCACGGGTACCGAAGTCATTGATGGGATGTTTCACGTCGTTTCTCAATCAGGATCCGCCATCGTCAGAATCGCCGGCAGCGAATGGACCAATCCCCTGAATCCTCTTGATGTGAATGGTCAATCGGGTACGACCGCCCTGGATGCGTTGATCATCATCAATGAGTTGCAGAATGGACGTTACATCTCCGATCCACTGGCCAAAGACCTGGTCAGTCCCCAAAGCGTTTCGCCCTTCCCAGGATTCTTTCTTGATACCAGTGGCGACGGACGCATTAGCGCCTTTGACGCATTGCTGGTCATCAACGGCGTTCCAACCACTCAACCCGAGGGTGAAGGGATTGGTGTGTCTGTTCCGCTGAGTCTGTCACAGATGGGCAGCGATGAGTCAGGACGAGACGAGTCGCAGGAACTGACAGGGCCTACAGAGAGTGTGATCAACCCTGTCCGTCGATTCGTCGGCACCTGGATCGCCGCCGCGCACTCGGTCGATGCGGGGGCGGTTGATGCGGGAACAGAGGATTCTCCTGCGTCGCCTGGAAAGTCGGCAGCCGATCGAGTCAATGATCTCGCGCTCAATGAACTGCTGCAGGGATTGCTGTTCTGA
- a CDS encoding aspartyl/asparaginyl beta-hydroxylase domain-containing protein: MNIQNGRRGSARFLQSDFQDFRPVTIASIQTPLSSSFNALGHAENESSMGTLVLSRSVGQECPTYEFAKQPLVIPATPGSPPHNHLESSMPTQCPSEVPDRVRLDLSFDAGRLQDDLRKLESGDWIDHFVTQNYQGNWSVIPLRGPASATHPVMMIYSDPTCVDFADTPYLAKSDYFQQVLQSIRCPLLAVRLMKLTSGSRIKEHRDHDLDLQSGTVRLHVPVVTNPDVDFRLNGIRVKLDAGSCWYLRLSDPHCVDNRGTSDRVHMVIDARVNDWLLTKLTVKSNG; encoded by the coding sequence ATGAATATTCAGAACGGTCGCAGAGGATCGGCAAGATTTCTGCAATCCGATTTTCAGGACTTCAGGCCTGTAACGATCGCATCGATCCAAACGCCGCTTAGCTCATCGTTCAACGCCTTGGGACATGCCGAGAATGAAAGTAGTATGGGAACTCTTGTCCTTTCACGTTCTGTCGGGCAAGAGTGCCCGACCTACGAGTTTGCCAAACAACCCCTAGTCATTCCCGCGACACCGGGCTCACCGCCGCACAACCATCTTGAATCCTCCATGCCCACCCAATGCCCCTCTGAAGTTCCGGATCGCGTGCGGCTTGATTTGTCGTTCGATGCTGGGCGTTTGCAAGACGACTTGAGAAAGCTGGAGTCGGGTGACTGGATCGACCATTTCGTCACTCAGAACTATCAGGGCAACTGGAGTGTGATTCCGCTGCGGGGGCCGGCGTCTGCCACGCATCCTGTGATGATGATTTATTCCGATCCCACCTGCGTGGACTTTGCGGACACGCCTTACCTTGCGAAGTCAGATTACTTTCAGCAGGTCTTGCAAAGCATTCGATGCCCCTTGCTGGCCGTGCGGTTGATGAAACTGACCAGCGGGTCGAGGATCAAGGAACACAGGGACCATGATTTGGATTTGCAAAGTGGCACCGTTCGACTTCATGTCCCAGTCGTCACGAATCCCGATGTTGACTTCCGGCTGAATGGAATTCGGGTGAAACTGGACGCAGGTTCCTGTTGGTACTTGCGTTTGAGTGATCCGCACTGCGTCGACAACCGCGGGACGTCGGACAGAGTCCATATGGTGATCGATGCTCGGGTCAACGATTGGCTTTTGACCAAATTGACGGTGAAAAGTAACGGATGA